A genomic segment from Aegilops tauschii subsp. strangulata cultivar AL8/78 chromosome 1, Aet v6.0, whole genome shotgun sequence encodes:
- the LOC141031452 gene encoding uncharacterized protein, whose translation MLAALQHLKSVSDLPWLVVGDFNEAMWNFENMSATPRNEAEMVAFTDVLEVCELADLGFIGVPFTYDNKRSGANNVVMGEMANEYFQNIFKADPTINPSPILDHVDAKVTKEDNARLVAPFSDKEISDARFQIGPLKAPGPDGFPARFFQRNWSTLKDDVIASVKDFFQTGIMPEGVNSTSIVLIPKIANPSKVSDYRPISLCNVIYKVISKCLVNRLRPLLDDLISPKQSAFIPGRMITDNALIAFESTSQDQVRNVLQVTSAAFDARYLGLPTPDGRMSKGKFQSLQTSLTKRLVQWGDGLLAQPGREVLIKSVAQTLPTYIMGVFKLPFSVCDDLTRMVRNFYWGSAEGKRKVHWKRWDYLLQPKDRGGVGFRDFPLFNQALLARQAWRLLSNPDSLCAQVLKAKYYPYGKLEDTVFTGNASSSWQAISHGLDLLKRGLIWRVGNGRNIRVWRDNWIPRSFSFKPVSLQGRCRVRFVSDLLNANGSWKVEMLQQYFLPVDVIEILKIRASPRLDEDVIAWPPGRHGVFSVKSAYQFAFQEVYGADTTSSSTSASGGRSCWKLIWNSAVPPTIRNFAWRLATDALPTWKNKNKRGLELVSGCPVCGTEVEDNFHPFLRCQRGRDLYKEMAKVWKLLEIESFVSNGREWLLHALDSLGELDLCKVLLIFWRSWYVRNEAVHHKPAPDMDVSVNFLRRYLDELMGIKMNNGMDLTKGKGYLTFDQTRVAVNIQGADPMCKWRPPAEGWVKLNTDGSFVDCDHAGTGGGRSDFSRYGAGGRFVPGANSGREPGWALEVLFKEVEREMGDADTVGPPVAGRGDGRRRSPLPPHLSSDLITPQSIWSLRSLAALSALGDCRSVHRPQPWRTFGVSCSLGSDSGVGSRGARGLSPQLMSRLMARMGHCNAPM comes from the exons ATGTTGGCGGCACTACAGCATTTGAAGAGTGTTAGTGATCTGCCATGGTTAGTTGTCGGTGACTTTAACGAGGCTATGTGGAACTTCGAGAACATGTCTGCTACGCCGAGAAACGAAGCAGAAATGGTGGCCTTCACGGACGTGTTGGAGGTCTGTGAATTGGCTGATCTAGGCTTTATTGGAGTTCCATTCACATATGACAATAAACGTAGCGGTGCAA ATAATGTGGTGATGGGGGAGATGGCAAATGAGTACTTCCAAAATATCTTCAAGGCGGATCCAACCATAAACCCATCGCCAATTCTGGACCATGTGGATGCAAAAGTGACTAAGGAAGATAATGCCAGGTTGGTCGCCCCTTTCTCTGATAAGGAGATTTCAGATGCTCGGTTTCAAATTGGCCCTCTGAAGGCCCCGGGACCGGATGGTTTCCCGGCTCGTTTTTTCCAGAGAAATTGGAGTACACTCAAGGATGATGTTATAGCTTCGGTTAAGGATTTTTTTCAGACAGGCATTATGCCAGAAGGGGTAAATTCAACTTCTATTGTTCTTATCCCTAAAATTGCTAATCCTTCGAAGGTGTCTGATTACAGGCCCATCAGTTTATGTAATGTTATTTACAAGGTTATCTCTAAGTGTTTGGTTAACCGGTTGAGGCCTTTATTGGATGACCTCATCTCTCCGAAGCAGAGTGCTTTCATTCCAGGAAGGATGATTACAGATAATGCCTTGATAGCCTTTGAGT CCACAAGCCAAGATCAGGTTCGAAATGTACTGCAGGTCACTAGTGCGGCGTTCGATGCAAGGTATCTTGGCCTCCCGACCCCGGATGGCCGCATGTCCAAAGGTAAATTTCAAAGCCTGCAAACCAGCCTCACTAAACGCCTGGTGCAATGGGGTGATGGCCTGCTGGCTCAGCCAGGAAGGGAGGTGTTGATTAAATCGGTGGCCCAAACTTTGCCAACGTATATtatgggtgtattcaaactcccGTTTTCGGTGTGTGATGACCTGACAAGAATGGTGCGGAATTTTTATTGGGGATCAGCAGAGGGGAAGCGGAAGGTGCATTGGAAAAGGTGGGACTATCTTCTTCAGCCAAAAGACAGGGGCGGCGTGGGCTTTCGAGATTTCCCGCTATTTAACCAAGCATTGCTAGCTCGGCAGGCTTGGCGACTTCTGTCCAATCCAGATAGTCTATGTGCCCAGGTTCTTAAGGCAAAGTACTACCCATATGGCAAGCTAGAGGATACGGTCTTCACAGGAAACGCATCGTCGTCGTGGCAAGCCATTAGTCATGGCCTTGATCTGTTGAAGCGAGGGTTGATTTGGAGGGTGGGAAACGGTAGAAACATCAGAGTGTGGAGGGACAACTGGATCCCGAGGTCGTTCTCCTTCAAGCCGGTTTCGCTGCAAGGCAGATGTCGAGTCCGCTTCGTGTCAGATTTGCTTAATGCAAATGGGTCCTGGAAAGTGGAGATGCTGCAACAGTATTTTTTGCCGGTTGATGTGATTGAGATTTTGAAGATTCGAGCTTCACCAAGGTTGGATGAGGATGTGATTGCATGGCCCCCTGGGAGACATGGAGTTTTCTCTGTAAAATCGGCATATCAATTTGCGTTTCAGGAAGTGTACGGAGCAGATACAACCTCGTCTAGTACCTCAGCATCAGGAGGAAGGAGTTGTTGGAAACTAATTTGGAACAGTGCAGTCCCTCCAACGATCCGTAACTTTGCTTGGCGATTGGCGACGGACGCTCTTCCCACTTGGAAGAACAAGAATAAAAGAGGGCTTGAGCTTGTTAGCGGCTGTCCGGTCTGCGGTACGGAGGTTGAGGATAACTTCCATCCTTTTCTGAGATGTCAAAGGGGGCGGGACCTGTACAAGGAGATGGCGAAGGTCTGGAAGTTGCTGGAGATCGAATCATTTGTGTCCAATGGGAGAGAGTGGCTTCTTCATGCGTTGGATTCCCTAGGTGAGCTCGATCTGTGTAAGGTGCTGCTCATTTTCTGGAGAAGCTGGTACGTGCGAAATGAAGCTGTACATCATAAACCGGCGCCGGATATGGATGTATCCGTGAATTTTCTGAGAAGATACCTGGATGAATTAATGGGGATCAAAATGAACAATGGAATGGACCTGACTAAAGGAAAGGGATACCTGACTTTTGATCAGACTAGAGTAGCAGTCAATATTCAGGGTGCTGATCCCATGTGCAAGTGGCGGCCTCCCGCCGAGGGCTGGGTAAAATTAAACACAGACGGCTCCTTCGTTGATTGTGATCATGCGGGCACTG GTGGTGGCCGGTCCGACTTCTCGCGCTATGGAGCGGGTGGCCGGTTCGTGCCAGGTGCAAATTCAGGCAGGGAGCCCGGTTGGGCGTTAGAGGTGTTGTTCAAAGAGGTGGAGAGAGAGATGGGTGACGCTGATACGGTCGGGCCACCCGTCGCCGGGAGGGGTGACGGGCGTCGACGTAGTCCGCTCCCGCCCCACCTCTCTTCCGATCTGATTACTCCCCAATCAATTTGGTCTCTTCGATCGCTGGCGGCTCTGTCGGCGCTCGGAGATTGTCGGTCGGTTCATCGCCCACAGCCATGGAGGACCTTTGGGGTGTCTTGTTCCCTGGGTAGCGACTCGGGTGTTGGGAGCCGCGGTGCTCGTGGGCTGAGCCCGCAACTCATGTCCCGCTTGATGGCCAGGATGGGACACTGCAACGCGCCAATGTGA